Proteins encoded by one window of Cannabis sativa cultivar Pink pepper isolate KNU-18-1 chromosome 4, ASM2916894v1, whole genome shotgun sequence:
- the LOC133036470 gene encoding replication protein A 70 kDa DNA-binding subunit A-like: MTCIKCRQKADLDNQTSCFNCYNCNESSVETIPRCRFQAQLTDHTGSLIATFFGENAEKMLNCTAQELIHIPSDQNISSVARLSTVSKFFIYLKARADAYSGGSQTKYNVISLLESDSESSTSNTTNDT; this comes from the exons ATGACTTGCATAAAATGCCGCCAGAAAGCAGATCTTGACAATCAAACATCATGTTTTAACTGCTACAACTGCAACGAATCATCTGTTGAGACAATTCCAAG gtGCCGCTTTCAAGCTCAACTAACAGACCACACAGGCTCACTAATAGCAACGTTCTTCGGCGAAAATGCAGAAAAGATGTTAAATTGTACCGCACAAGAGCTTATTCACATCCCAAGT GATCAAAACATATCATCGGTTGCAAGGCTTTCTACAGtgagtaaattttttatttacttaaaaGCAAGAGCGGATGCATATAGTGGTGGGAGTCAAACCAAATACAATGTTATCTCACTGCTCGAAAGTGATAGTGAATCAAGCACTTCAAATACTACGAATGATACTTGA